One Sanguibacter sp. HDW7 DNA window includes the following coding sequences:
- the gdhA gene encoding NADP-specific glutamate dehydrogenase — protein MQSSLEPVFEQVLRRNPGETEFHQAVREVFDSLGPVLTKNPQYADAAVLQRICEPERQIIFRVPWLDDNGQVQINRGFRVEFNSALGPYKGGLRFHPSVYLGIIKFLGFEQIFKNSLTGMPIGGGKGGSDFDPRGKSDREIMAFCQSFMTELYRHIGEYTDVPAGDIGVGGREIGYLFGQYKRITNRYESGVLTGKGISWGGSLVRTEATGFGTVFFAQHMLETVNGGFEGKRVVVSGSGNVAIYAMQKAQQLGGHVVACSDSSGYVVDEAGIDVELVRQVKEVERARISEYAERRPSAKFVPGGRVWEVGAEVALPCATQNELDEDDARTLIASGLVAVAEGANMPTTPKAIQLLQEAGILFGPGKAANAGGVATSALEMQQNASRDAWSFEHTEERLARIMSDIHDRCATTADEYGQPGNYVAGANIAGFTKVADAMLALGVI, from the coding sequence ATGCAGAGCTCACTTGAGCCGGTCTTCGAGCAGGTCCTTCGCAGGAACCCTGGCGAGACGGAGTTCCACCAGGCCGTCCGCGAGGTCTTCGACTCCCTCGGCCCCGTCCTGACGAAGAACCCGCAGTACGCCGACGCAGCCGTGCTCCAGCGCATCTGCGAGCCCGAGCGCCAGATCATCTTCCGCGTGCCGTGGCTCGACGACAACGGCCAGGTCCAGATCAACCGCGGCTTCCGCGTCGAGTTCAACTCCGCGCTCGGCCCGTACAAGGGTGGCCTGCGCTTCCACCCGTCGGTGTACCTCGGCATCATCAAGTTCCTCGGCTTCGAGCAGATCTTCAAGAACTCCCTCACCGGCATGCCCATCGGCGGCGGCAAGGGCGGCTCCGACTTCGACCCGCGCGGCAAGTCCGACCGAGAGATCATGGCGTTCTGCCAGTCCTTCATGACCGAGCTCTACCGCCACATCGGCGAGTACACCGACGTCCCCGCGGGTGACATCGGCGTGGGCGGCCGCGAGATCGGCTACCTCTTCGGTCAGTACAAGCGCATCACCAACCGCTACGAGTCCGGCGTCCTCACGGGCAAGGGCATCTCGTGGGGCGGGTCGCTCGTCCGCACCGAGGCGACGGGCTTCGGCACCGTCTTCTTCGCGCAGCACATGCTCGAGACCGTCAACGGCGGCTTCGAGGGCAAGCGCGTCGTCGTCTCCGGCTCGGGCAACGTCGCGATCTACGCGATGCAGAAGGCGCAGCAGCTCGGCGGCCACGTCGTCGCCTGCTCCGACTCCTCGGGCTACGTCGTCGACGAGGCCGGCATCGACGTCGAGCTCGTCCGCCAGGTCAAGGAGGTCGAGCGCGCGCGCATCTCGGAGTACGCCGAGCGCCGTCCGTCGGCGAAGTTCGTCCCCGGTGGCCGCGTCTGGGAGGTCGGGGCCGAGGTCGCGCTCCCGTGCGCGACGCAGAACGAGCTCGACGAGGACGACGCCCGCACGCTCATCGCCTCCGGCCTCGTCGCCGTCGCCGAGGGCGCCAACATGCCGACGACGCCCAAGGCGATCCAGCTCCTCCAGGAGGCCGGCATCCTCTTCGGCCCGGGCAAGGCCGCGAACGCCGGCGGCGTCGCGACGTCGGCCCTCGAGATGCAGCAGAACGCCTCGCGCGACGCGTGGAGCTTCGAGCACACCGAGGAGCGTCTCGCCCGCATCATGAGCGACATCCACGACCGCTGCGCGACGACGGCCGACGAGTACGGCCAGCCCGGCAACTACGTCGCGGGCGCGAACATCGCGGGCTTCACGAAGGTCGCCGACGCGATGCTGGCACTCGGCGTCATCTGA
- a CDS encoding RNB domain-containing ribonuclease yields the protein MTRHTLRLATGPGAALAASFATLRAELDLPGEFPAAVVAEADEVAQRLAAYVAAPPAGVLDARDVPLVTIDPPGSMDLDQAVHIERDGTGFRVRYAIADVPGAVAPGGALDAETLARGTTVYGPGTRIPLHPEVLSEGVASLLPGLDRPALLWDIRLDERGEQTAATVRRSVVRSRVRLSYAQAQAVLDGTPTDRPADPVAGLDAAGVASLLGLLQTVGTLRQALEQARGGVSLDVPEQEAAVVDGVPLLEFRRVLPVEGWNAQISLLTGMAAARMMIDGGIGILRTLPPSDPRDLRRLRRAAAALGIDWPRDLDYPGLVATLEGRSPQHAAFMEEATSLFRGAGHLAFDAERGAPLPDDEDARRHAAIAAPYAHVTAPLRRLVDRFGLAICVALCADEEVPDAVRADLARLPEIMSSTGRRAAAFERGCLDAVEAAVLHGRLGDEFDAVCLEANEPGTKGEILIADPAVRAKATGAGLEPGDHVRVRLTVADVAARNVRFETLAPAVDATTVGSSGGA from the coding sequence ATGACCCGCCACACCCTGCGCCTCGCAACCGGTCCTGGTGCTGCGCTCGCCGCCTCTTTCGCCACGCTGCGCGCCGAGCTCGACCTGCCCGGGGAGTTCCCTGCAGCCGTCGTCGCCGAGGCCGACGAGGTCGCGCAGCGCCTCGCCGCGTACGTCGCAGCGCCCCCGGCGGGCGTGCTCGACGCGCGCGACGTTCCTCTCGTGACGATCGACCCGCCGGGGTCGATGGACCTCGACCAGGCCGTCCACATCGAGCGCGACGGCACCGGCTTCCGGGTCCGCTACGCGATCGCCGACGTCCCCGGGGCCGTCGCACCCGGCGGCGCGCTCGATGCCGAGACGCTCGCACGCGGCACGACCGTCTACGGGCCGGGCACGCGCATCCCCCTGCACCCCGAGGTCCTCTCCGAGGGCGTCGCGAGCCTCCTGCCAGGGCTCGACAGACCCGCGCTGCTGTGGGACATCAGGCTCGACGAGCGTGGCGAGCAGACCGCCGCGACGGTGCGCAGGTCCGTCGTGCGGTCGCGCGTGCGACTGTCGTACGCGCAGGCTCAGGCCGTGCTCGACGGCACCCCCACGGATCGCCCCGCCGATCCCGTCGCCGGTCTCGACGCCGCGGGTGTCGCCTCGCTGCTCGGGCTGCTGCAGACGGTCGGCACACTGCGCCAGGCGCTCGAGCAGGCGCGTGGTGGCGTGTCGCTCGACGTCCCCGAGCAGGAGGCCGCAGTCGTCGACGGCGTGCCCCTCCTCGAGTTCCGGCGCGTCCTGCCCGTCGAGGGCTGGAACGCGCAGATCTCCCTGCTCACCGGCATGGCGGCCGCACGCATGATGATCGACGGCGGGATCGGGATCCTCCGCACGCTGCCGCCCTCCGACCCGCGCGATCTCAGGCGGCTGCGGCGCGCCGCCGCCGCGCTCGGCATCGACTGGCCGCGCGATCTCGACTACCCGGGGCTCGTCGCGACGCTCGAGGGCCGGAGCCCGCAGCACGCGGCGTTCATGGAAGAGGCCACGTCGTTGTTCCGCGGTGCGGGCCACCTCGCGTTCGACGCCGAGCGTGGTGCTCCTCTGCCCGACGACGAGGACGCACGACGTCACGCTGCGATCGCTGCTCCGTACGCCCACGTCACGGCGCCGCTCCGACGGCTCGTCGACCGCTTCGGCCTCGCAATCTGCGTCGCACTCTGTGCGGACGAGGAGGTTCCTGACGCGGTCCGCGCGGACCTCGCCCGGCTGCCCGAGATCATGTCGTCGACCGGACGGCGCGCGGCGGCCTTCGAGCGCGGCTGCCTCGACGCGGTCGAGGCAGCGGTCCTGCACGGGCGGCTCGGCGACGAGTTCGACGCCGTCTGCCTCGAGGCGAACGAGCCCGGGACGAAGGGCGAGATCCTCATCGCCGACCCCGCGGTGCGCGCCAAGGCCACGGGTGCAGGGCTCGAGCCCGGCGACCACGTCCGGGTACGGCTCACCGTCGCTGACGTCGCGGCACGCAACGTGCGCTTCGAGACCCTTGCGCCGGCCGTCGACGCGACAACGGTGGGGTCGTCGGGCGGGGCGTGA
- a CDS encoding glycoside hydrolase family 6 protein, with product MRARPRSVVLVAALALGLVAGTGLPVVASPSPGTSVAPAGVDRPTVSAGSQGGAAVSRTARKLYVDPTSQAASAAAAARREGRSSTAKKLDVIATAPQARWFGTWNPTSTVKSEVRAYVKAAQRKKRVPQLVLYAIPDRDCGGWSSGGFSASEYRAWIAQVAAGLKGSQAVVVLEPDSLGHTCGGSQRTSLLKNATTRLSKAGAWVYLDGGHSRWNSPATVAKRLKAAGVAGARGFAVNVSNFNSTKSEVAYGKKVAARLAKLGVSSSHRRFVVDTSRNGRATARGEWCNPAGQGLGVRPRWVSKGGVDAYLWVKRPGESDGQCGGGPAAGQWFESYALGLVARRVK from the coding sequence ATGCGCGCACGCCCCCGCTCCGTCGTCCTCGTCGCAGCGCTCGCTCTCGGCCTCGTCGCCGGGACGGGCCTGCCGGTCGTCGCCTCACCCTCGCCCGGGACGTCGGTCGCGCCCGCAGGCGTCGACCGCCCGACGGTCTCGGCCGGATCCCAGGGTGGCGCGGCCGTGTCCCGGACCGCCCGCAAGCTCTACGTCGACCCGACCTCGCAGGCAGCGTCCGCCGCAGCAGCGGCCCGCCGCGAGGGGCGAAGCAGCACGGCGAAGAAGCTCGACGTCATCGCGACCGCGCCCCAGGCCCGCTGGTTCGGCACGTGGAACCCCACGAGCACGGTGAAGTCCGAGGTCCGCGCATACGTGAAGGCCGCCCAGCGCAAGAAGCGCGTCCCGCAGCTGGTTCTCTACGCGATCCCGGACCGCGACTGCGGCGGATGGTCCTCGGGCGGGTTCTCCGCATCGGAGTACCGCGCCTGGATCGCGCAGGTCGCGGCGGGGCTCAAGGGCTCGCAGGCCGTCGTCGTGCTCGAGCCCGACTCGCTCGGCCACACCTGCGGCGGCTCGCAGCGCACGTCGCTGCTCAAGAACGCGACCACACGCCTGTCGAAGGCTGGCGCCTGGGTGTACCTCGACGGCGGTCACTCGCGCTGGAACAGCCCGGCGACCGTGGCCAAGCGGCTCAAGGCCGCAGGCGTCGCAGGCGCTCGCGGTTTCGCCGTCAACGTCTCGAACTTCAACTCGACGAAGTCCGAGGTCGCCTACGGGAAGAAGGTCGCCGCCCGGCTCGCGAAGCTCGGCGTGAGCTCGTCGCACCGTCGCTTCGTCGTCGACACCTCGCGCAACGGGCGGGCGACCGCTCGGGGCGAGTGGTGCAACCCGGCGGGCCAGGGCCTCGGCGTGCGGCCGCGCTGGGTCTCGAAGGGCGGCGTCGACGCCTACCTGTGGGTCAAGCGCCCCGGCGAGTCCGACGGGCAGTGCGGGGGAGGCCCGGCGGCGGGCCAGTGGTTCGAGTCGTACGCGCTCGGGCTCGTCGCACGGCGGGTGAAGTGA
- a CDS encoding copper homeostasis protein CutC, with protein MENFVGRPTAAVEIAVQDAVGARVAREAGADRVELCGALAATGGLTPSLGTIETVVAVGLPVHVLVRPRTGGFQHDADELALMEVDIRHAVRAGASGVVVGVLDAHGVVDRDAVARLRDAADGREVTFHRALDVVTDRLAALHVLADLGITRVLTSGGAARTILGIDELAAMVREGTGVQIMAGGGLRAQDVAPLLVVGVDAVHLSASVERDDRGPAGPGGGAGGAYLVTDPDRVREVVRAAHP; from the coding sequence ATGGAGAACTTCGTGGGCAGGCCGACGGCCGCGGTCGAGATCGCTGTGCAGGACGCCGTCGGGGCGCGCGTCGCACGCGAGGCCGGCGCCGACCGCGTCGAGCTGTGCGGCGCCCTCGCCGCGACGGGTGGCCTCACGCCGTCGCTCGGCACGATCGAGACTGTTGTCGCCGTCGGGCTCCCCGTCCACGTGCTCGTGCGCCCGCGCACGGGCGGCTTCCAGCACGACGCCGACGAGCTCGCACTCATGGAGGTCGACATCCGTCATGCGGTGCGGGCGGGTGCGTCGGGCGTCGTAGTCGGCGTGCTCGACGCGCACGGGGTGGTCGACCGCGACGCCGTCGCGCGGCTGCGGGACGCGGCCGACGGCCGCGAGGTGACGTTCCACCGCGCGCTCGATGTCGTCACCGACCGGCTCGCCGCGCTCCACGTGCTCGCGGATCTCGGCATCACGCGCGTCCTCACGTCGGGCGGGGCCGCGCGCACGATCCTCGGCATCGACGAGCTTGCCGCGATGGTGCGCGAGGGCACGGGCGTGCAGATCATGGCGGGCGGCGGCCTACGGGCGCAGGACGTCGCGCCGCTGCTCGTCGTGGGTGTCGACGCTGTGCACCTCTCCGCGTCCGTCGAGCGTGACGATCGCGGCCCTGCGGGCCCGGGCGGAGGCGCCGGCGGCGCCTACCTCGTGACGGACCCGGACCGGGTGCGGGAGGTCGTGCGCGCCGCGCACCCCTGA